In Populus trichocarpa isolate Nisqually-1 chromosome 12, P.trichocarpa_v4.1, whole genome shotgun sequence, a genomic segment contains:
- the LOC7482173 gene encoding CDGSH iron-sulfur domain-containing protein NEET codes for MSMASVSSASFCYSKSRIGGVKPNIAAARPRSLVVVRAEAQAINPEIRKTEEKVVDSVMVAELSKPLTAYCRCWRSGTFPLCDGSHVKHNKATGDNVGPLLLKKQKE; via the exons ATGTCAATGGCATCCGTATCTAGCGCTAGTTTTTGTTACAGCAAATCAAGAATCGGAGGGGTCAAGCCAAATATTGCAGCTGCAAGGCCAAGGAGTTTGGTGGTGGTGAGAGCAGAAGCTCAAGCTATAAATCCTGAAATTAGAAAGACTGAAGAGAAGGTGGTGGACTCTGTTATGGTTGCTGAACTCTCCAAGCCACTCACTGCTTATTGCAG ATGCTGGAGGTCAGGGACTTTCCCTCTGTGTGATGGAAGCCATGTAAAGCACAACAAAGCTACTGGAGACAATGTTGGACCTTTGCTCTTGAAAAAGCAGAAAGAGTAA
- the LOC7482172 gene encoding xyloglucan galactosyltransferase XLT2, whose protein sequence is MFPLSNPSSSPESQIKKPKTPLDVRRKDSFRSPKAFLAAHYPSINQPRLCLFLSIFFIQILLLLALRSIPRSFHHRLHHFPAPVTAHHHLTPILTTTTASFSASTVKEENSCEFGEIFVYDLPSALNHEVVNNCDELNPWSSSCDALSNNGFGPVAAAISSVVPENLAAAWYWTDQFVTEVLFHNRILNHKCRTKDPNNATAFYIPFYVGLAVGKFLWLKNSSAKERDFHCEMMLKWVQDQPYFTRNDGWDHFLTMGRISWDFRRSKDEEWGSSCIHKPGMRNVTRLLIERNPWDYFDVGVPYPTGFHPRSDNDVVEWQEFVRNRNRKSLFCFAGAKRSKIKDDFRGLLLNHCRNESDSCRVVDCAGSKCSNGTSIILETFLDSVFCLQPRGDSFTRRSIFDCMIAGSIPVLFWKRTAYDQYEWFLPAEPESYSVFIDRNEVKNGTASIRKVLERYSEDEIRRMRERVIEYIPKFLYARPDEGLETIKDAFDVAIDAVLRRFKEQEQPGYRW, encoded by the coding sequence ATGTTTCCACTCTCAAATCCTTCATCTTCACCTGAATCCCAAATCAAGAAACCAAAAACTCCACTTGATGTCCGAAGAAAAGACTCTTTCAGGTCACCTAAAGCGTTTCTTGCTGCTCATTACCCTTCCATAAACCAACCTCGGTTATGCCTTTTCCTTTCCATCTTCTTCATTcaaatcctcctcctcctcgctCTCCGCTCCATTCCTCGTTCTTTCCATCATCGCCTCCACCACTTCCCGGCTCCCGTCACTGCCCACCACCACCTCACTCCAAtcctcaccaccaccaccgcctCGTTCTCCGCCAGCACAGTGAAAGAGGAGAATTCCTGCGAGTTTGGTGAAATCTTTGTCTACGATCTTCCGAGTGCTTTGAACCATGAAGTGGTTAACAACTGTGATGAATTGAACCCTTGGAGTTCGAGCTGTGATGCGTTGTCGAATAACGGATTTGGCCCTGTGGCCGCTGCAATTTCCAGCGTTGTACCGGAAAATCTTGCTGCTGCTTGGTACTGGACTGATCAGTTTGTCACTGAAGTTCTTTTCCACAACAGAATTTTGAATCATAAGTGTAGAACTAAAGACCCCAACAATGCGACAGCCTTTTACATTCCATTCTACGTTGGACTCGCTGTCGGGAAATTTCTATGGCTCAAGAACTCATCCGCTAAAGAACGTGATTTTCACTGCGAGATGATGCTCAAGTGGGTTCAAGACCAGCCGTATTTTACAAGAAATGATGGATGGGATCATTTCTTGACGATGGGAAGGATATCCTGGGATTTTAGACGGTCCAAGGACGAGGAATGGGGTTCGAGTTGCATTCACAAGCCAGGTATGCGAAACGTTACTCGCCTTTTGATCGAGCGAAATCCCtgggattattttgatgttggtGTTCCTTATCCTACGGGATTCCACCCTAGATCGGACAATGATGTTGTCGAATGGCAGGAATTTGTCCGAAATCGTAACAGGAAGAGTCTTTTCTGTTTTGCTGGTGCTAAACGTAGCAAAATCAAGGATGATTTTCGAGGGCTGCTGTTGAATCATTGTAGGAACGAGTCTGATTCATGCCGAGTTGTGGATTGTGCTGGTTCTAAATGTTCTAATGGAACTTCGATAATTCTTGAAACGTTCTTGGATTCTGTATTCTGTTTGCAGCCCAGGGGTGATAGTTTTACAAGAAGGTCGATTTTTGATTGTATGATTGCTGGTTCGATCCCGGTTTTGTTCTGGAAAAGAACTGCTTATGATCAGTATGAGTGGTTTTTGCCGGCTGAGCCAGAGAGCTATTCGGTGTTTatagatcgaaatgaagtgaaaaATGGGACTGCTTCTATTCGGAAAGTGCTTGAGAGGTACAGTGAGGATGAGATTAGGAGAATGAGGGAGAGAGTTATTGAATATATACCAAAGTTTTTGTATGCTAGACCCGATGAAGGTTTAGAGACTATAAAGGATGCTTTTGACGTTGCCATTGATGCGGTTTTGAGGAGGTTCAAAGAGCAAGAGCAACCTGGCTACAGGTGGTAG